From Scleropages formosus chromosome 1, fSclFor1.1, whole genome shotgun sequence, a single genomic window includes:
- the LOC108919711 gene encoding zinc finger protein 2-like isoform X2 translates to MMAGAGAEHPSVSLHSLPCESQCFGDTVTSYSEDSAALMDVCVKSEPEDEHISHPEYCTEVQEMDSGLHLDTEHIKSEIVMVKIMEDSTDQQLQYRTTEGLCPSSEHLNSSTCVLYKCCNGETSAVKSEPYSQLLGVSQLSSGTEVTMNEVANNCCSKKEDRHLQVIHLRSIPFTLSKQYKSETDEVNVERHSHLEESSSTETLVKEAEDKLLPKNSVKLENSFFIPGCNIKYCCIQCGKKFLHTCQLEQHQLIHCGRKYKDNQCGKMLSQLRKSKQHQVVNSGEKQGTQSQCGKTFSRRGRVEMHQLVYSDEKPYKCTHCGKSFSHCSLLKQHLRIHAVEKPYKCSECGKSFSQSGHLKHHKFVHSGEKPYKCSQCGKCFSQGSHLKQHHLVHSGEKPYKCRECGKDFSHGSHLKKHHLVHSGEKPYKCSECGKSFSQSGHLKQHQLVHSGEKPYKCSDCGTSFSCRSTLKKHQLIHSGQKPYKCSDCGKSFSRGSTLKQHQLIHSGEKPYKCSDCGKCFSQGGHLKQHHLIHTGEKPYKCCQCGKSFSRSSHLKHHQLVHSDEEPYKCSWCGRSFALRKHLKIHEKTH, encoded by the coding sequence atgatggcaggagcaggagctgaaCACCCTTCAGTGTCACTGCACAGCCTCCCATGTGAATCACAGTGTTTTGGGGACACGGTGACCTCTTACTCTGAGGACTCAGCAGCActcatggatgtgtgtgtaaaaagtgagCCTGAAGATGAGCACATTTCCCACCCTGAATATTGTACTGAGGTTCAAGAGATGGACTCAGGGCTGCACCTGGATACCGAGCACATTAAATCTGAGATTGTCATGGTCAAAATAATGGAGGACAGTACTGATCAACAGCTACAGTACAGAACTACGGAGGGGTTGTGCCCTTCATCAGAACATTTAAACTCTTCTACTTGTGTTCTATACAAATGTTGCAATGGAGAGACAAGTGCAGTTAAATCAGAGCCATATTCTCAGTTACTGGGAGTTAGTCAGTTATCTTCTGGGACAGAggtgacaatgaatgaagtagCAAATAACTGCTGCTCAAAGAAAGAGGACAGACATCTACAGGTTATTCACTTAAGGTCTATTCCTTTTACTTTGTCCAAACAATATAAATCAGAGACAGATGAAGTTAATGTCGAGCGGCATTCTCATTTAGAAGAATCTAGCAGTACAGAGACATTAGTTAAAGAAGCTGAAGATAAACTTTTACCTAAGAATTCTGTAAAACTGgagaacagtttttttattccaggatgcaacataaaatattgttgtatacagtgtggaaaaaaatttttgcacACTTGTCAATTAGAACAACATCAGCTTATCCACTGTGGCAGAAAATATAAAGACAATCAATGTGGAAAGATGCTTTCTCAGTTACGAAAATCAAAACAACATCAGGTTGTTAATTCTGGCGAGAAACAGGGTACACAGAGTCAATGTGGAAAGACTTTTTCCAGAAGAGGTAGGGTAGAAATGCACCAGCTTGTTTATTCTGATGAAAAGCCATATAAGTGTACTcactgtggaaaaagtttttctcactgcaGTCTCTTAAAACAACACCTGCGTATTCATGCTgttgagaaaccatataaatgtagtgaatgtgggaaGAGTTTTTCTCAGTCTGGCCACTTAAAACACCACAAGTTTGtccattctggtgagaaaccatataaatgtagtcagTGTGGAAAGTGTTTCTCCCAAGGAAGtcacttaaaacagcaccatCTTGTCCATTCTGGTGAGAAGCCATATAAATGTAGAGAATGTGGAAAGGACTTTTCCCATGGAAGTCACTTAAAAAAACACCAtcttgttcattctggtgagaaaccatataaatgtagtgaatgtgggaaGAGTTTTTCTCAATCTGGCcatttaaaacagcaccagcttgtccattctggtgagaaaccatataaatgtagtgattGTGGAACGAGTTTTTCCTGTAGAAGTAccttaaaaaagcaccagctgatTCATTCTGGtcagaaaccatataaatgtagtgacTGTGGAAAGAGCTTTTCCCGTGGAAGTACTTTGAAACAGCACCAGCTgattcattctggtgagaaaccatataaatgtagcgATTGTGGGAAGTGTTTTTCTCAAGGAGGTCATTTAAAACAGCACCATCTTATTCATAccggtgagaaaccatataaatgctGTCAATGTGGGAAGAGTTTTTCTCGA